GGCTTTAGAAGAGGGGCCGACGTTTCCTAGGGGAATTGGGGCAACTTGTACCTCACGGTCAATAACTGCGCTTACATAGCCGGCGCTGCCGCCGCAGGCCGGCGGGGTACAACTGCGGGGGCAGCCAGTGGCAACGATCCTGGCGGTTGACAAGGATACCCTCCAGCTCGAGGTGCTGAGCCACCTGCTCCGGCAGGAAGGCCACAAAGTCCACGCGACTGCTGAGCCGGAAACGGCCCTCGACCTGCTCCAGTCCCAGTTGATCGACCTGGTGGTCGTGGAACCGGTGCTGCCCCGCCACGACGGCGTCCGGATCTGCCAGCAGATGCGTCAGCTCAATCCCTACACCCCCCTGCTGGTCCTCTCCGAGCGCAAAGAAGAGGACCAGATCGTGCGCACGCTCCTGGCGGCGGCCGACGACTACGTGGTCAAGCCGTTCTCACCGCGCTACCTGCTGGCGCGGGTGACCGTCCTGCTGCGTCGGTCCAACCTCAACCGTGGCGGCCGCTGGGTGGACGAGAACCTCTCGATCGGCGAGATCTCACTCAATCTTCAGCAGGCTCAGGTTCTGGTTAGCGGTCACCGGATTCCGTTGACCCAACGGGAGTTCTCGCTGCTCTACGCGCTGATGGAGAATGCCGGCCGGGTTCTCAGCCGTGATCAGCTGACGGAGCTGGCTTGGGACCACTTCGCCGGGATGCCGAAGACGGTTGACGTGTATGTCCAGCGGCTGCGGAAGAAGCTCCAGCCGTATCTCGATGGGCGGGAGTACATCCAGGCGCTTCGTGGCTTCGGGTACAAGTTCGAGATGCCCCAACCGCACGCCGCCGCGTCGCGCTAGTTGTATTAGTTTGTATTAGTAAGGTTAAAGGCTAGTAACCGACCGTTGAGGTAGTCGCAAGCCTGCTTTCACGGTCGAGTACTGGCCGCGGTCACTTTTTGCACTCACCGTTGCAGAGAGCGGCCATCGAGGAGATTGTAGGATGGCGCCGCACGTCAACGATCTGTAACCAGCAACAAGGCCTCCTCTTACCCTCCCGTGTTTCGCGGTCCCTAACGTGCGAGGTCTCCGATGTGGAATGTCCTTCACGCTGCGCCCAACGGCGAGCCGCAGGTCTGCAAATTCCTGGGCCTGCATGCGATCGAGGCGTACGCCCCTCAGTTCCCGGTGCCGCCGCGCACCAAGCCCGGTAGCGTCCGCGACCGGCACCACCGCTGGGTCTTTCCCGGTTACGTCTTCTTCAAGCTGGAAGACGGCTTCACCCGCTGGGACCTGATCCGCTGGGCGCCCGGCGTCCGCCGGATGCTTCAGGAGGACGGCGCGCCTGGAACGGTGGATGACGCCATCGTCGATCACGTCCGCCAGCGCCTGGCGGAGCGCTCGCTGACCCCCGCTCGCCCCACCTTCCGACACGGCCAATCGGTCGTCATCCAAAGCGGCCCGCTGCGGATGGTGGACGCCATCTTTAAGCGGAACCTGGACGCACCTGCACGGGTGCAGATCCTGGTCCACATCCTCGGGCGCCCGCCGGCGGTCGAGGTCGACCCGGCGATCCTGAAGGCGACCGGCTAGCCACTCTCGCATCCCGAGGGATCGCGTTTTCGAGCACGCAAGTGTTCGAAACGGCGGAGCCTGCCCACTTCAAGAAATGCCTGAGGTCTCAATCGTTGTC
The nucleotide sequence above comes from Candidatus Dormiibacterota bacterium. Encoded proteins:
- a CDS encoding transcription termination/antitermination NusG family protein → MWNVLHAAPNGEPQVCKFLGLHAIEAYAPQFPVPPRTKPGSVRDRHHRWVFPGYVFFKLEDGFTRWDLIRWAPGVRRMLQEDGAPGTVDDAIVDHVRQRLAERSLTPARPTFRHGQSVVIQSGPLRMVDAIFKRNLDAPARVQILVHILGRPPAVEVDPAILKATG
- a CDS encoding response regulator transcription factor, which translates into the protein MATILAVDKDTLQLEVLSHLLRQEGHKVHATAEPETALDLLQSQLIDLVVVEPVLPRHDGVRICQQMRQLNPYTPLLVLSERKEEDQIVRTLLAAADDYVVKPFSPRYLLARVTVLLRRSNLNRGGRWVDENLSIGEISLNLQQAQVLVSGHRIPLTQREFSLLYALMENAGRVLSRDQLTELAWDHFAGMPKTVDVYVQRLRKKLQPYLDGREYIQALRGFGYKFEMPQPHAAASR